A genomic region of Tamandua tetradactyla isolate mTamTet1 chromosome 2, mTamTet1.pri, whole genome shotgun sequence contains the following coding sequences:
- the UAP1L1 gene encoding UDP-N-acetylhexosamine pyrophosphorylase-like protein 1, protein MASERDVRAGLQRAGQEHLLRFCAELAPGERAGLLAELAQLEPEALREHCQRAAAACARAPGPPPFPAARLRPLPPERVGSASRADPEARRLWEEEGFRQIALNKVAVLLLAGGQGTRLGVTYPKGMYRVGLPSQKTLYQLQAERIRRVEQLAYERHGSPCTVPWYIMTSEFTLGPTTEFFKEHNFFHLDPANVVMFEQRLLPAVGFDGRAILERKDKVAMAPDGNGGLYRALADHQVLEDMARRGVEFVHVYCVDNILVKLADPAFIGFCVLQGADCGAKVVEKAYPEEPVGVVCQVDGLPQVVEYSELSPETATLRAPGGKLLYSAGNICNHFFTCSFLQTICREFEPLLTPHVAVKKVPYVDEEGNLVKPLKPNGIKMEKFVFDVIPFAKSFVAFEVLREEEFAPLKNSDCAARDSPSTTRQALLAQHYRWALRAGACFLDAHGARLPELPCLPETQDPPAICEISPLVSYSGEGLEVYLHKREFQSPLVLDTDRARALLLQGS, encoded by the exons ATGGCCTCGGAGCGGGACGTGCGCGCGGGACTGCAGCGCGCGGGCCAGGAGCACCTCCTGCGCTTCTGCGCCGAGCTGGCGCCGGGGGAGCGGGCAGGGCTGCTGGCGGAGTTGGCCCAGCTGGAGCCCGAGGCGCTGCGCGAGCACTGCCAGCGCGCCGCCGCGGCCTGCGCGCGCGCTCCCGGCCCGCCGCCCTTCCCGGCCGCGCGCCTGCGGCCGCTGCCCCCCGAGCGCGTGGGCAGCGCGAGCCGGGCCGACCCTGAGGCGCGGCGGCTCTGGGAAGAGGAAG gttttCGCCAGATCGCCCTGAACAAGGTAGCTGTACTGCTGCTGGCCGGTGGCCAGGGCACTCGCCTGGGCGTGACCTACCCGAAGGGCATGTACCGGGTAGGGCTGCCCAGCCAGAAGACCCTGTACCAACTGCAGGCTGAACGCATCCGCCGCGTGGAGCAGCTGGCCTACGAGCGCCACGGCAGCCCCTGCACCGTACCCTG GTACATCATGACCAGCGAGTTTACACTGGGACCCACGACTGAGTTCTTCAAGGAGCACAACTTCTTCCACCTGGACCCTGCCAACGTGGTCATGTTTGAGCAGCGCCTGCTGCCTGCAGTGGGTTTCGATGGCCGGGCCATCCTGGAACGGAAAGACAAGGTCGCCATGGCCCCAG ATGGCAATGGGGGCCTGTACCGGGCGCTGGCCGACCACCAGGTTCTGGAGGACATGGCCCGCCGGGGCGTGGAGTTTGTGCACGTGTACTGTGTGGACAACATCCTGGTGAAGCTGGCTGACCCGGCCTTCATCGGCTTCTGCGTGCTGCAGGGCGCAGACTGCGGTGCCAAG GTGGTGGAAAAAGCCTACCCAGAGGAGCCCGTGGGTGTGGTGTGCCAGGTGGACGGCCTCCCCCAGGTGGTGGAGTACAGTGAGCTGAGCCCCGAGACGGCTACCCTGCGGGCACCGGGTGGGAAACTGCTTTACAGTGCAGGCAACATCTGCAACCACTTCTTCACCTGCAGCTTCCTCCAGACCATCTGCAG GGAATTCGAGCCCTTGCTGACCCCGCACGTGGCTGTCAAGAAGGTCCCTTATGTGGACGAGGAGGGAAATCTGGTAAAGCCGTTGAAACCAAATGGGATAAAGATGGAGAAGTTTGTGTTTGACGTGATCCCATTTGCTAA GAGCTTCGTGGCCTTCGAAGTACTGCGGGAGGAAGAGTTTGCCCCGCTGAAGAACAGCGACTGTGCAGCCAGGGACAGTCCCTCCACAACCCGGCAGGCCCTGCTGGCCCAGCACTACCGCTGGGCCCTGCGGGCAGGTGCCTGCTTCCTGGACGCACACGGGGCCCGGCTTCCCGAGCTGCCCTG CCTGCCAGAAACCCAGGATCCTCCAGCCATCTGTGAGATCTCGCCCTTAGTGTCCTATTCTGGAGAG GGCCTGGAGGTGTACCTGCACAAAAGGGAGTTCCAGTCCCCCCTGGTCCTGGACACAGACCGGGCCAGGGCACTGCTACTGCAGGGGTCCTGA
- the SAPCD2 gene encoding suppressor APC domain-containing protein 2: MAGATMAAPGTEGLPRAFLQSLRTLFDILDDRRRGCVHLREIESRWRGSEARELPRGVLDGLRRAAPASGYLTFERFVAGLCTALPSAEGGPRGPLRAPARGLCPAAPGDGPQAPPPSQRLAFAPADEPRTVLERKPLPLGSRPAPAGPCGTSRSLEKLCGPPEAAPWPGEPERGPSANAAGCTFAAGAVAGRAPEASAGEARRARGEHRRHTITGGVDCDLLKELKELEQEQEVLLQGLEMMAQGRAWYQQQLQRVQERQKHLGRSRAGADLGVEGSPRSLGQLLPKVQEVARCLGELLAAACAARPDHALPQVPPSPALAPAAPAAPGRQRQTILMLKEQNRLLTREVTDKSERITQLEREKSALIKQLFEARSQQDAGPLDSTFI; encoded by the exons ATGGCCGGGGCGACGATGGCTGCGCCGGGCACCGAGGGGCTGCCGCGCGCCTTTCTGCAGAGCCTGCGCACGCTTTTCGACATCCTGGACGACCGGCGGCGCGGCTGCGTGCACCTGCGCGAGATCGAATCCCGCTGGCGGGGTTCCGAGGCACGGGAGCTACCCCGTGGCGTGCTGGATGGCCTGCGGCGGGCGGCCCCGGCCAGCGGCTACCTGACCTTCGAGCGCTTCGTGGCTGGCCTGTGCACCGCGCTGCCAAGCGCGGAGGGCGGCCCGCGGGGCCCGCTGCGCGCCCCGGCCCGGGGGCTCTGCCCCGCGGCCCCCGGGGACGGACCTCAGGCCCCCCCGCCGTCGCAGCGCCTGGCCTTCGCGCCGGCTGACGAACCACGGACCGTCCTGGAGAGGAAGCCCCTGCCCCTCGGCTCGCGCCCCGCGCCGGCCGGCCCCTGTGGCACCTCCCGGAGCCTGGAGAAGCTGTGCGGCCCGCCCGAGGCGGCGCCCTGGCCGGGGGAGCCCGAGCGGGGCCCGAGCGCGAACGCGG CTGGCTGCACCTTTGCTGCAGGTGCTGTGGCCGGCAGGGCCCCAGAGGCAAGCGCCGGGGAGGCCCGGCGGGCCCGGGGTGAGCACCGGAGGCATACCATCACTGGGGGTGTCGACTGCGACCTG CTGAAGGAGCTGAAGGAGctggagcaggagcaggaggtgCTGCTGCAGGGCCTGGAGATGATGGCGCAGGGTCGCGCCTGGTACCAGCAGCAACTGCAGCGGGTGCAGGAGCGCCAGAAGCACCTGGGCCGGAGCAGAGCCGGCGCT GACTTGGGGGTTGAGGGGAGCCCTCGCTCCCTGGGGCAGCTGTTGCCCAAAGTACAGGAGGTTGCCCGGTGCCTAGGGGAGCTGCTGGCCGCAGCCTGTGCTGCCAGG CCTGACCATGCCCTCCCACAGGTGCCGCCCAGCCCCGCCCTGGCCCCCGCCGCACCTGCGGCCCCCGGACGGCAGCGGCAGACCATCCTCATGCTGAAGGAGCAGAATCGGCTCCTCACCAGGGAGGTGACGGACAAGAGTGAGCGCATCACCCAGCTGGAGCGGGAGAAGTCGGCCCTCATCAAGCAGCTGTTTGAGGCCCGCAGCCAGCAGGACGCAGGGCCGCTGGACTCCACCTTCATCTAG